DNA from Daucus carota subsp. sativus chromosome 1, DH1 v3.0, whole genome shotgun sequence:
tcCTTCAAAAGAGAAAAACATGGCAGAATTTCTTAGAATGAAACAGATCAACAAAGTTATAGGGTTATTTAGGTACAAGTCCTTTTAACTGTTAATCTATGCGTCTATAATGATGTACAGCAGTGAAGTAAAGAATAAATAAGGCACCAGTTGTCAATATCTATAGAGAGAGACATATTGACTTGAGACCATGTTACTGACCTTAGCACATCACCTGTGTGCCCCGATTGAAACTCACCCCCAAACACCGAAGTCCTCAGACCTGTAGTTACATCCCACAAGATACATGTTTGATCCCCAGAACTGGTTATTAGGTGAGTGTCTTCATTTGGAACGTACTGACATGAAGAGACATATCCCTTATGACCACTTAGCATCTTTGATACTGGTACATTTCCATCTTTGTCGGTGGGAGTATTTAAGTTAAAGATGGAGCACACACTATCAAGGCCACCACAAGCAACAGACTGTCCACTTGGAGAGAACGCGCACGTCATTACCCATGCACATGGAAGCTTAATGGCATGAGTTTTCTGGCTTGTGAGTGAATTCCACACAATCAACCTCCCATCTTGGGATGCACTAACAATACGATTCTTTTCAGGAGTCCAATCTAATGAATATACCTGAAGAAAATGTaactttcatatttatttatacaacATTTAAAATTATGCCTGTAACTCATCAAAATTTtgagcaatttttttttaaatcataaaGAAATGAACCTTGTGTAGAGCAGAAGTTGCtaagaggaaaaaaaaatcagttaaGGTAAGAGGCCAAGAGAGGGATAGCGCTTAACGAAGAATAAAAAAGGTTTAGAAACAGGAAGAAGTGCAGACACTACTAATAACTGATCCTggtaatatatgtaaaatagcTTTAAAAATAAAGAGCATTAAATATTCAAAGTACTAAAGGAGGCTTTCCTTGGTTCTTTTAATATCAGGTGTCCATATTTATTCAGTAACTCTAGGTCACAAATAGCTATATGGTTTGAATTGAGTCTTAGCctaacactttaaaaaaagaacaacacagaacactatcataacactttatttttcataaaaatgattttaagattataattacatagttaaacatcaattaaacttaatatatgaaatctaatattcaagctcatccaaattattaatatgaaaatattatagaaaCCATAATGGAATCCAGAgtagaataatttatatttttttgcacaattaattttacatagaatcttgttatttttaatccaaatttattgttaaacatgttagatactgtaaatattcataataaaaggttaattagcttaaaattagaatttaattcaagttttatatgagattctatattcgattctaaagtgttctttttttaagagtgttcttctttgagcaatgctatatatacatatatgggtCATGCCACATATATCTACTTTCCATCAAGAAGTCAAGCTGTAACTAGTACAGATGATAATTGCGTATTAGACTTCTTCAGCACTGTTAAGGTAAACTAGCCACTTgccaaataatataatattactatAACAAAGAAACcgaataaatattttatggtgTTATTTTCTACCTGTAAATTTGTAATCGAGGTTCAAGTACAACTCATGAATCCTTTATCTTGCCACAAAAAGTAAACAACAATCACATACCCAGATGAGTTAGAACTGTGAACATATTCTCAAACGAATAGAAGTCAAAATTTAACAACCTCTGTACTAACATTGACAACCAAAGTTCCAAGTCACAATATTAAGAGGTTGGAAACTAGAAAAAGTCTAAACTCTGAGAATTGCAAGGCCTAGTTAGAAAACGTGTCTCGGATTATTGAGAATAATAGTCAGGGATCTATTTTCATGGCTTGAAAAAAAGCTGAATATCCACATTTTTACTAACAATAGGCGCTAAATCATGACTCGGATACCTACATTACTGACCTTTCCATTAAagcacatatacacacacatacgaAAACGAATGAAAGAAATGAGGATGAAATTAAATAGGAAATACGGGAGGCGGACCTTTCCGCTATGACCTTGCAAAGTCCTGCAACAAACCAGATCCGTAGGTCCAAATGTAACAGGAGTCTTGCCTTGCGATCTCGCGTACTCGGCAACTGTAATTACAAGCAGGAAATTAAACAGATCcaactaattaattaaacagAGACATAGCTTCTAGTTACACGAAAGTCAAAAATGGAAAGAAATGAAACCATCGGTATCGAGGAGAAGAAGGCGCTTCTGCTTCAATTTTTCTTGAAGAGAGTTGACAGTTTCTGTAGCTTCCAGGTGCCGCTCTTTCAGTTCAGTGACTGACAtgtcctctctctctctctctctctctctccctctctctcccccctctctctctctcgctcgctCTCTGGCGTCTCAAATGAGGAGGATTAAAGTGAATACGAATGTGAAATTAGGGTTCAGTTTAGTGCTGATGTGGGGTTGGTTATGGAGTGAACGGAGATAGTTCTGGGTGAAAGTGTACCAAAGCAAATTGTAGCTGTACTACTGGTGAATACTGCTCAGGAAAAAGTAGTAAATGTTAGGCTTCTGTCCTGGTTGTCAATTATAAACGGCTTACCCAAGTTTTACATCGATGAGATCATTTATAAACAACTCTAACTTACGGGCCgttccgtttcaaaatacagtaaattacttttttttaaaatagaaaagtgagtaaaacttaaaaattagttaagatttataagtgattaaagtgctTGCAAAAAATGTAGAAGTCATGGAACAAAAATTAggattcttaactttttataagtgtttctcgactttttacacaaacggtacgaataagtgtgTTTAAGTTATAACTCCATAAACGGGGCTTAAAAACTccacccaaacacccacttaattTGTTACAATCATATTTGCTTTACAATTAAGTTTGtaaatagttatatttataGGTTAATATTCCACATTTTGTaatcattatattaatattccTCAGTGTTatgtaaaatattctttttaatacaaattttaaatttagaaaagCCCTGCACAACGAACATAAATACTAGTAAATAGATAGTTTTTCCTTACATTTTAGATTGTTTATTATTACCAATGTCCTTCATCAcccttttaattatatattatgccATTGTATTTCAAACAGGCTTTAACCAACCCCCACATTCATGTGTAAAGCAATGAGGTATGGTACAAAACGCGGGTTGAACTGCTGGGTAACAATCTTTACTACTAGATAATGCTTATAGTCCATTAGTATTTGTCTTTCCTAActttgtcttactagttcaaatGGTTTCTACTCGATAATGCTTATAGtccattcttcatttgaaaATGTTCAGACACTTGTAAACCTTGATCAAGTTGCTAAACTTACGTATTGTTATATTCACAGAAGTTATGTTCTTtaatcactcggttgttttaatcaccaATCCAGAATACAtcttgtcgaatttattctatgaacgttagtggacattaaaactgaacccctttaattatataacaacttTAAACattgtaataattaatttaaatctgattttcCAGTTATATACAAATCAGATTTATCCCGTGATTATATTGTAACTactgtattcaaccccccctgcAATCGTTTCCGAACCTAACAACCACCATGCAGCCACTGCAGCCTTTTCCGCGGAATCGCTGATCGGCTTTCCGGCGAGGTCGCAGTTCGCTGCCTACCCGCACAACCCACCTCCGACTATATGCCTTCAGTTCACTACTGTTATCACGCCGTCGCGTGGCCAAATTGCGGCGTCTTTACTCCTTCCCAGCCACACTTTCTCTTCACCTTGTATCTCTAGTCGAACTCTCAACAGAACCCAATCACCAACTCTGACTTCTCATCCATGTGACCTCCTCCCATCTCCGTCTTCTTTCTGATTCACCCTAACGCGGGGCCGCTTCATCAACTCCTCCCTCTACTACTACTGCGGCCAGCCTTCACTTGCCGTCACCCCCGCCGCCCCTCGAACAGCTTACAACCATCACCTCTGTTCGCAACTCTTCCCCACACCGATTCAATCAAACAAGCATATATTCAATTGTATATAAACATGAACGACTTGATTTATAAAAGGATTCAATCTCCTACCCTCGATTAAGCTCTATTGCTCGCGATTTCTCTACCAAACCCAATCCCCAATTTCTCTAACACTAACCTTAATAACAACTGCGTGTATACTCCCTGTCACTCTCTTGTTCTTGCTCACAAAACCGTAGCCTTTTTAATATCTCTGTTTTTTCTGTTTCTTTTAATCTGTTGTTATCTATCTGTACTGGGTTTGGAAATGTATGTCTACTAGGCGTACACAGGATGTCTGCACAGCTGCTACGTGATATCTATACAGCTGCTGGGTCGGTTTATTTTGAAAGTAATCGAGATATGTTTAAGAAATCACTTCCccaatatttttaaagaagttaaattttatcaataatataattttggggTCCGAAAATGTTTTCGAAACATCTAACTAAAAGTACCCAAAAATCTTAAATTTTCCAAATCGTATAAATCCGTGAAAAGTTGCgagatttataaatattttgaaatcaataaaaatataaaaataccaaaattgaaatatcCTGATAAAATTAATTGgacaatatttaataatataaattaacacggattttaatatttttaaatcaagaACAACTTTGATTTATAAGAATTCTAATAAACTCGATATTCAAACTACTCACTCAGGCCGAGAATAAATAATGATAATTACTCAATTAATCACGTACcacaattaatcaaataatggCACCCAATTATATCTTATTGcaattaatcatattattcaCCAAATTCATATAATCACAAACTTTGCAATTATGCGAGAATTCATTTTATGGacgattaataatataataatgctcAAAAAAATGACAATAAACTGTACACGACCATATAAAACATTTAACAGTCATTTACATGattaaaaatcacaaaattttCCCGGATATAACATCCTTCCCCTTAACAGGATTCCGTCCTCTAAATTAGTTTAAGAAAACAACTGAGGATACTTGGCAAGCATTTCGCTTTCAAGTTCCCAGGTCGACTCCTCCACTCCAGGATTTCTCTACAAAACTCGTACTAAGGACACAAATTTATTCCTAAGCACTTTTTCTTGACGATTGAATATATACACTGGTATCTCTACAAAAGACAGATCTGGTTGTATTTCTATAGGTTTATATTCTATCACATAATTAGAATCAGGCTGATAACGCTTCAGCATAGACACGTGGAACACATTATGAATATGTTGTGTGTGAGGAGGCAATGCTAACTCATAAACAACTTTCCCCACGCGTCTCAAATATCAAAAGGACCCACATAATGAGGGCTTAGCTTTCCTTTCTTTCCAAATCTGGACAGTCCTTTCCAAGGGGATATCTCTAATAACACATCATCTCCAGCCCGTTGGACGGTATTACTAACAAAAACCTATTTTTAACAGGTTACCATGTTGTTTTATACTTAAGTTTTCTTATTATATCACTCTTTAAATAAATAGAACTAATTTTGTTTAACTCTTAAATGTGAAGATGTTGTCCGAAGCATAGAGAAGGACACTCTTATAGGTAATTTGGTAAATCGCTttggaaaaaaacaaaaacaagtcAAGTTCAACATTGTTGATGGCAGATAATAGTAAAGCATTTTAAGATATTATTCAAGCACATCCTCCTTAAGAAGATAATTTAACATAATCTACTATGTTTTTAAAGGTCCTCTCTGAATGTTTGTTTCTGGGACATTATGGCTGAGAAATTCAATGAAGCTATTCAAGACGTGGAAGAATACCCTACTATAATTATCATAGCAAGTGCAAAGGTAACTTCATGGAAACCACCAAGACAGACTACAAATCAATATGAGTTAGCAAATGTAACAACAACTAAGTTCTACATTAACTATGACACGAGAGTGTTGCGGCTCTTCGAAAAATGTAAGATCTCAATCTTTATTATGTATATCTTCTTTCATTCATTATAGTGAAATCATGCAATCCATTTTACATGacatatgaataaaataagaaaacagGTATGCAAAAGGACATTTTGCAATTTACAATTTCGTCAACCCTGTTAAGCCTAAGTACGAGGCACTAACAGTTGCTGATGTGAAAAAGCTGCAAACCCAAGATGCTGAGATAAATAAAGTTTAAACATCTGAAACCCTGTTAATTCTTTTTCCAAATTCTATTTAAAAGCACTAATACAAATATGCAGAAAGAGATTATATGCAAAGTCAGAATTAAAACGGTGGTGGAGACAAGAATATGGTTCAGCTATCATTGCACCTCTTGCTACACAGAAATTGAATTGAAAAATGGGAATCTAAAGTTATATAGATGCTCTAATAGGAACATTCCAAAGCCAGATTTGAGGTACTAATTTTTCATGAGTTGtagaacaatttttattttaagaacaTTTCTGGAAAATCTATCATTCAAGAAAAAAAGAGTTgacttataattataaaataaacatgTGGGAAATTACTGTACTAACGAAAGATGAGACTGGTGAAATTGTTATAGTCTTTTTGGATCGTGAAATTAGAACTGTTTTCGATTTGACAGTGAGAGGCTTTGATGAGGAGGTAAGGGAAAGAATCAAATTgtgaatatttacaaataaggAGTTAACTGCTTCTCAGAGAACTCAATGTTGTTTCTTCTGCAGGTAATGCAAACAGGAAAAGTCCCACCAATTATAAAGGTGCTGTAAAAACAGTGTTTTACGGCGAGGCTTGAGAAACGAGCATCTAACATTTTAAAACAGTTAAATTCCTTCTACGCAACTGGAGAATATGTATGTCCATCGGAAGATAATGATATTGGAGAAGCAAATCTTACTCCTTGCTCAACCATTGTAAACACACTGACCCaagtaattaaaaatcaaaaagataacaaaatcaaaaacaaccATAGAAAGTTTAATAGTTGAAAAAATGTATTGCTGGAATCTAGACCAAGATGTCATATCGATGACTTCTCAGACCCAAACATCAAAAGACTAAAAGCGGATAAGAGGCCTCGGAGGAATAAGAAGCTTACTAAGAAACACTCATACTGATTACATATGAACAATCTATATTTCCATCTACATGGCCTTTTAATATATGGAAACTGTGAAATCTAAGCTTAACAATGTGCGTTCCTGTGATCTATGATCAACTACCTACTATGTTCTTGTAAGACTAATCTACcgtattctaatttttaattctgcacaatttaacatatatttCACCAAGATAAAAATCGAACATAAAATAAATTGCCAATAGATAGCTTAACAATATCTGGTagtcattttcaaaaaatatgaaataaaccAAAGCATGTGAAAAattatcttaattttttaaGAGCTGGAACTTAAATCTTAACATGGGATTCACACACAATATCTATAAACCTCGAGGTAAAATTTGGGATTAGAACCTGCCCTTTTGAAAAAACAAATGTCACCGACTGTCAAGTGCAAATCTTTCTATAGCACTAACCATCCACCATGTAATTCTACCCTGTTAGTTCTTTTCTTTAACACAACACTCCACCTGTTGTTTTCATGGCATATGTCAAGAGTTTGAGACTCACTTATATCTTCTGTAACATCCTTGAACTTAACTGGAATAGTCTACAAATTTCATGAGATATTAAAGGACACTATCTAAGTTATAGTTCTAGAATAGGCTTAAGTCTCTATATAACTACTTACCACCACAAAATCATATTCTTGAAGGTGAGACAGCTTAATCTCAACTTCAAAGAAACCACCAAGCTCCACTGAAAATTCATGGTTTTGACTAATTAGCAAGAATCCAGGTGTGATctttaaaaaaagaaggaaatttGGTAGATTATCAAGTATTACAGTACTTACTAATAGCACTATTTTGTATACAATCTTTCCCAAATCCATGAACAATAAAAACATCATTCCCCGCATAGGTGAAAACCATGGAATCAAACCTTAACATTAGTATAGCTTATAAAATTTGTGAAGACCTATTATTCTTCCTTTTCCAAAATCAAAACAACCATCCAACATGAAGCCATTACTCAATTGAAACCTAATTCTGCGAAGGAACATTCCTACAAAACTTTGATTGGAAATCTTGTGACAATTACATTCAACAGCAAGCTctcatatttcattatattttgtttgcagAGGACTAATTAAATACTATCTATAATTCAATTCTACGTACTAGAGATCTCCAATGGTTGGATAATTTCGTGATAACCTTAATAAACATGCATTTAAAAGACACATGTATATTTTGAAAAGTTGATTCGAAACTCTTCTCAGTCTATTGTCTACACAAGTACAATCCTTGGTTGGACATCCCCAAATCGCTCAACGAAAGCACGAGGCAATTTCTgagaatcaaaataaatttaccAACATATTCTAGCTAGGGTGAAAATACAGAATGCTATGACGCGTGTTTAGAAAATACCAAATATTGTCTGAAAGACCAGCGTCCGGCCCGTAGATAATAAGCTTCAGAAACTCTACCGGGAGGATCGACTCTACTGATGAACATGCAAATGGATAGAGCCATGGTCGGTGATATAGATACAATTACTTGATTTGTTTAGAGACAAAGTGAGTGTAAGAAAGGGTTCACTTACAAACAACACAAAATGTACCTCATTTATGGTAATGTATTAA
Protein-coding regions in this window:
- the LOC108205195 gene encoding guanine nucleotide-binding protein subunit beta-1, which gives rise to MSVTELKERHLEATETVNSLQEKLKQKRLLLLDTDVAEYARSQGKTPVTFGPTDLVCCRTLQGHSGKVYSLDWTPEKNRIVSASQDGRLIVWNSLTSQKTHAIKLPCAWVMTCAFSPSGQSVACGGLDSVCSIFNLNTPTDKDGNVPVSKMLSGHKGYVSSCQYVPNEDTHLITSSGDQTCILWDVTTGLRTSVFGGEFQSGHTGDVLSVSINGTNSRTFVSGSCDATARLWDSRVASRAVRTFHGHEGDINSVKFFPDGNRFGTGSDDGSCRLYDIRTGHQLQVYNQRHADNDIPPVTSIAFSISGRLLFAGYANGDCYVWDTLLAKMVLNLGSLHNSHEGRISCLGLSADGSALCTGSWDTNLKIWAFGGHRRVI